In the genome of Plasmodium yoelii strain 17X genome assembly, chromosome: 14, one region contains:
- a CDS encoding merozoite surface protein 9, putative, with translation MKISIVGLSLLMIALRSKSTNAHKTNNLETKINYGIINNYDELLKVARCQYCLTALEPVPEEKCDEIMDECRQLLSNKDLGFLLKAITDEPMSDNSPYINGKHSNTLRKIIKVLETQKRLIDSVKTIVRGIKKNGGSQLRSNGINSPELAKLSANIKNIKKGFQFLNDNYNTINKHINLPSGDMNQIYNKIVNANNFDGLSKSQEKLNSNEKDGNVGIDDIIKSSVQDIFDEGENIMNVVKTVLVQESDGIGNELAGLIEKGKEIGEQIVNIEGLLSPKNGLFSGGIPTLDKLYEFTSNLSSYEELLVKLKDSVLSKLKDILLRLLYKSYIAYRKNKSIELGEEEIPIVSEDEYLDELKKGVIQLSMKLLYSKIKRLLIKIKNKICHKNKTENTTESLPVETPTYDYDYDDDDAVVDDTVDDDAGDDDYDDESIPFNKSSSHMKLFRGTPSPQKSIVSTINKMINEINLYEQGLCTDTYVDYENEDILSTVEGMDDTESDEAELSNESVQKIINENIATEAINDLLKVDESPVEKKENDSENKSNNSSIDIENGVNTLTIVSETPNIIKRIVIYVIREKIYDLSEELADNKFENESNAPESTNDKVEDESKPSESTGDKIEDESETSKSTDDKVEDESKPSESTDDKVEDESKPSESTESTESTENIIPEDTPAPTQA, from the coding sequence atgaagataagTATCGTGGGATTATCTTTACTTATGATTGCTCTCAGAAGCAAATCTACTAATGCtcataaaacaaataatttggaaaccaaaattaattatggtattataaataattatgatgaattattaaaagtAGCAAGATGTCAATATTGCTTAACAGCCCTTGAACCTGTTCCAGAAGAAAAATGTGATGAAATAATGGATGAATGTAGACAATTATTAAGCAATAAAGATCTTggatttttattaaaagcCATAACAGATGAGCCTATGTCTGATAACTCTCCATATATTAATGGAAAACATAGTAATACAttaagaaaaattattaaagttTTAGAAACACAAAAAAGGCTTATTGATTCAGTAAAAACTATTGTACGtggtattaaaaaaaatggtggTTCACAATTAAGAAGTAATGGTATCAATAGTCCagaattagctaaattaagtgcaaatattaaaaatataaaaaaaggtttccaatttttaaatgataattACAATACAATTAATAAACACATAAATTTACCAAGTGGTGATATGAACCAAATTTATAACAAAATAGTAAATGCAAATAATTTTGATGGATTATCAAAATCacaagaaaaattaaattcaAATGAAAAAGATGGAAATGTAGGTATTGATGATATTATCAAATCAAGTGTTCAAGATATTTTTGATGAAGgggaaaatataatgaatgtAGTTAAAACTGTTTTAGTACAAGAAAGTGATGGAATTGGAAATGAATTAGCAGGACTAATTGAAAAAGGAAAAGAAATTGGAGAACAAATTGTAAATATTGAAGGATTATTATCTCCAAAAAATGGTTTATTTAGTGGTGGTATACCAACATTAGATAAATTGTATGAATTTACAAGTAATTTATCATCTTATGAAGAATTGTTAGTTAAACTTAAAGATTCTgtattatcaaaattaaaagatatattattaagATTGTTGTATAAATCATATATAgcttatagaaaaaataaatcaattgAATTAGGAGAAGAAGAAATACCAATAGTTAGTGAAGATGAATATTtagatgaattaaaaaaaggtGTAATACAATTAAGTatgaaattattatatagtaaaattaaaagattattaattaaaattaaaaacaaaatatgccataaaaataaaacagaaAATACAACTGAATCATTACCAGTTGAAACACCAACTTATGATTATGAttatgatgatgatgatgctGTTGTTGATGATACAGTTGATGATGATGCAGGTGATGATGATTATGATGATGAATCTATTCCATTTAATAAATCTTCATCACATATGAAATTATTCAGAGGTACTCCATCTCCTCAAAAATCTATTGTATCTACTATTAATAAGATGATTAATGAAATCAATTTATATGAACAAGGATTATGTACTGATACATATGTAGAttatgaaaatgaagatatatTATCTACTGTTGAAGGTATGGATGATACAGAATCTGATGAAGCTGAATTATCAAATGAATCTGTTCAGAAAATTATCAATGAAAACATTGCCACAGAAGCTATTAACGATTTACTTAAAGTCGATGAATCTCCAGtagaaaaaaaggaaaatgattcagaaaataaatcaaataacTCATCCATTGATATTGAAAATGGTGTTAATACTCTTACTATTGTTTCAGAAACTCCTAACATCATAAAAAGAATtgttatatatgttataagagaaaaaatatatgatttgTCAGAAGAATTAGCAGATAATAAATTCGAGAATGAATCCAACGCACCAGAATCTACAAACGACAAAGTCGAGGATGAATCTAAGCCATCAGAATCGACAGGTGACAAAATCGAGGATGAATCCGAAACATCAAAATCGACAGATGACAAAGTCGAAGATGAATCCAAACCATCAGAATCGACAGATGACAAAGTCGAAGATGAATCCAAACCATCAGAATCTACAGAATCTACAGAATCTACAGAAAATATAATCCCAGAAGATACTCCAGCTCCAACTCAAGCATAA